The DNA sequence TTTTTCAGACTCCCAATTGCGATTGAGACCATGGCACAGCCGAACAGGTAGACCCAACCGAGCAGGAAATAGCAGAATGATCTCATTACTCCTGTTCGAAACCAATGAGCAACGGGATCAAGACTGGAGAAGGCAAGCCAGTGAGCGTAAAGGAACTCCGCTTGCATAGGCAAATACATCCACATGAGCAGAACGGTTGCCAGCAGCAGCGTGAGATTCGCAAAAGTGCTATAGATTGAAATAGTTGACTTCATTACCATGTGCATTCCAATTGACAATGATGTTCCTAATCGGCGGAAGCGGCTTGCGCTAGTGTATCCCTTGCTATACATACGGTGTATACTATAGGGGATACACTGATGGCAATACACATCAAAGGGGATGAGATCGACGCTCTGCTCGTTAGATATTGCGCCATGACGGGGCAGACGAACAAGAGCGAAGCGGTCCGGCAGGCCCTGATGGCACAGATCAATGCCCTGTCGGCGCGCGAGAGCCTTTCCACCCGCGTGGGGAAGGTGCAGGCTAAGGCCGCGGCGGCTGGTTTCGTCAGCACGGGCGAAGACCTGAAGCCGTTCTTTGACGAGCAATGGGGCGAGAACTGATGTTCCTGGACGCAAGCGCGGTGGTCTCGGTGCTGCTGAACGAACCGGAAGCGCCTGGGCTGCTGAAGGCGATGGAGGCCGCGCGTGGCACGCTGCGGTTCTCGCCTGTCGTGCGGATGGAAGCGACGCTCGCCCTGGTCAGGGCCAAGGTGCAGGCCCGCGGCAAGGGCCCGGCGGCAGCCGAGGACTTTGCCGCGGCGGCCGAGCTGGTGGACGGGTTTTTCGAGGCGGCCGAAGCGCAAGAGATGCACATCACCACGGGGATGGGGAAGGAAGCGATCCGGGCGCTGTCGGTTTACGGCAAGGTCGTCGGACACGCGGCGCAGCTTAATTTCGGGGACGCGCTCTCCTACGCCTGCGCGAAAGCTTACCATGTGCCCTTGCTCTACAAGGGCGGCGATTTTTCTGAAACGGATTTGGCTTGAAGTTCCACCATGGAAAATAAGGATGATACGGCAGAGGACCAAGTTGAGGTCACGTTCGGCGTGAAGGTCACGTTCGCCCGAGCCAAGCTTCCTGAGGTATCTGATATGAGCGAGCAGGACCGCGACGAGGTGCGGGCGCTTCTCATTGCCAGCGCAGGTATAAGGATGCTGCCGTCAGGAGAGGAATCATGAAGTTCTACGTTGCGACGTTCTGGACGGGCCATGCCTGGGCCGATCTGCACGATGATCCGCGGCCGTTCCGCGCCGCCTCGTCCGCGGCCGATTCCGCATTGCTGGCGGGGAAGATAATGACCAGGCTACGCCCGGCTGAAGTAAAAGCGGCCCCCGAAGGGGCCGCATAGGTCAGAGACCGAAGAGCTTGATGATGAAGGCTGTCAGGCCGGCGATGGCGCCGACGAGTCCGGTT is a window from the Paracoccus pantotrophus genome containing:
- a CDS encoding type II toxin-antitoxin system VapB family antitoxin, encoding MAIHIKGDEIDALLVRYCAMTGQTNKSEAVRQALMAQINALSARESLSTRVGKVQAKAAAAGFVSTGEDLKPFFDEQWGEN
- a CDS encoding type II toxin-antitoxin system VapC family toxin, whose product is MFLDASAVVSVLLNEPEAPGLLKAMEAARGTLRFSPVVRMEATLALVRAKVQARGKGPAAAEDFAAAAELVDGFFEAAEAQEMHITTGMGKEAIRALSVYGKVVGHAAQLNFGDALSYACAKAYHVPLLYKGGDFSETDLA